From Rudanella lutea DSM 19387, a single genomic window includes:
- a CDS encoding choice-of-anchor Q domain-containing protein, with amino-acid sequence MPLITSEPASSSAVEAGATVLVRFEVRASDPVAYQWYRGGSSLRGQTEPTLTLSDVQASSAGTYYAVAITGCISLTSSTFSLSVNVPTVITITPADPLQLLVAEGGSVLNRMLATVSTTNGSPANLTVTINGSSSATLNGLSVTNLVNNNGTIQANLAATCGALSGLFTLMATDGIVSGSAQVRIGIAPTLQALAITSQPVAASSVRTGASVTAAVGAVSSNPITYQWYKDGQPVSGQTSAVLSLTSVRTGSSGVYNVVITSICQSVTSTPFTLQVEGPPIRLYVRANATGAGTGLNWQDAFTDLQSALTYANRAELTEIWVASGIYKPSGGGTDRSLSFIMLPNVAIYGGFVGTETQLSARPTVSITAPSGTTLSGDIGLVGNADDNSYHVIKTPTGSIAPALLDGFVITGGNANGNETNLFDRGGGLYNASMNLTIRNCGFVGNVAREQGGGICTEGGSLAVQNSWFSSNNGGLNGGGVYGGGNAQFVNCSFFDNRAADNGGAFFNAGQLNVSFLNCSFLRNVSFDGGALTNGMGSVQLTNCIVWNNGGIFTFSGGNIMATYSLFDIAESGSGYSGSNNLVSSVSPFVSATSTQITGCSPAVNAGNPVTTTVTASSLDLAGNARLSGGRIDIGAFEFQGEPQQSVLITSQPTAGTVVSLGSVVLAGVNVSGTGPYAYQWYRNGQAVAGQTSAILSLTNVQLTDGGNYRAVVSTACNSVTSTVFSLSVVVTRLYVRANATGANTGLSWQDAYTDLQSALTNSQINAAEIWVAGGVYKPTTGTNRNTSFVVKPGTRLFGGFLGTETERSQRPAINVAVPSSSTLSGDIGTLGTLSDNSYHVVVGQAGLSPADGLDGFVIMGGNANGNVASVSGNGLGGGLYLQGIGSGQFCSPTIRNCLFANNQANNGGAVCTDASNGGNTSPIFERCTFSGNGAQFWGGAVSNYAPQNGTGNPRFLNCSFINNGAVSKGGAVYSALYTVNSRVTLLNCSIQSGGTLYNEEGAGRMVLTNCLLWDTFGRAVIQSAVTANYCLFRATETNYTGVGNVLASYSPFESTTSTKLAIACSPAVDAGDPETTVGTAGTADGFDNLRIVGGRVDIGAYELQSTPPVVSRIYVNASATGANTGLTWADALTDLQMALSYPCKQLREIWVAAGSYRPAPQTSFSMRPEVAIYGGFVGTETELSQRPAINLTIPSSTSLLGNGRPIVSNGPGLTEAAVLDGFVLANNTSLVDGGGLVNDGSGAGNSCSTLIQKCWFVNNSAVRGGGIYSNGSNGGRSGALIRECVFVNNFASEGGAICTDNRDLAGRLVIENSIFRNNKGQFQGGAVWGDGTVEISNCLFEAHSNPNCYGTMYSRGMVSIDNSTFRHADGLYSGLYFEGDFIQINNSEFSDQIASQESSLITSGRVTNCRFLRNRSFAPLLTTGTVTIDKCLFEDNQCSLAGAIKGAANLTVSNSTFVRNSSGRLAGVFDAGTFWGGGERKFLFTNCVFAHNRGGPSGKLFSGRESTGEFVNCSFYDNYTEVVSGPEARFSAKITNCVFGNNRGQNLFSNADLTANYSVLEQGEMASIAGANNIIVTTSPFATTNSAELSACSPAINAGDPATTTAIVGVTDLAGNSRFVGARIDMGALEFQGGVLQPLAITTQPVVGTVVQPGSVVTTVIGVMGTGLIAVQWYKDGQPVSGQASAMLSLTNVQRADAGNYFAVVTDGCTSLTSNSFNLDVAGLSNFTVCSGQTVSLTASGGESYTLLNTGLINTTGIFVVLPTGTTTYTVLVSTPTGTQLTLTSLVTMLEQHPDYAPLADLYQATNGIAWLNRTGWLESCNPCSGWYGVSCQNGRVVSLSLSANGLVGLLPASLPVLNQLQYLDLSNNLLQGCFPASLTALCTLPTKNFAGNTGLPGGGDFGAFCERGVGSDALLVSLVASRDRVCAGDGVVLEARVQGTGPFTYQWYSGAVLLSGETGPRLELGNLRQSTNYRVVVVGSCPTGVN; translated from the coding sequence TTGCCGCTGATTACCAGTGAGCCTGCATCCTCGTCGGCGGTCGAAGCGGGGGCTACTGTGCTAGTCCGCTTCGAGGTTCGGGCGAGCGATCCTGTTGCTTACCAATGGTATCGGGGTGGTTCGTCGCTAAGGGGGCAAACGGAGCCTACTCTGACCCTGAGCGATGTACAGGCGAGTTCGGCCGGGACTTACTACGCAGTAGCCATAACCGGTTGCATAAGCTTGACATCCAGTACGTTTAGCCTATCGGTCAATGTACCCACCGTTATTACCATTACCCCGGCCGACCCGCTACAGCTTTTAGTAGCCGAGGGTGGGAGTGTGCTGAACCGGATGTTGGCTACGGTAAGTACGACTAATGGAAGCCCGGCTAATCTAACCGTAACAATAAATGGTAGTTCTTCTGCCACGCTCAACGGCCTATCAGTAACTAATTTGGTGAACAATAATGGAACCATTCAGGCTAATCTGGCCGCTACTTGTGGTGCCCTGTCAGGCCTGTTTACCCTTATGGCTACCGATGGTATTGTGAGTGGTTCGGCACAGGTACGTATCGGCATAGCGCCAACGTTACAGGCTTTGGCCATTACAAGCCAGCCCGTTGCGGCATCGAGCGTACGGACGGGGGCAAGTGTGACTGCCGCTGTAGGCGCCGTCAGTAGCAATCCGATTACGTATCAATGGTATAAGGATGGTCAGCCAGTAAGTGGACAAACGTCCGCTGTGCTGAGTCTGACGAGTGTTCGGACGGGTAGTTCGGGGGTATATAACGTCGTAATCACCAGTATTTGCCAGAGTGTAACGTCAACGCCTTTCACCTTGCAGGTTGAAGGTCCGCCTATTCGTTTGTACGTGCGGGCTAATGCGACCGGTGCTGGTACGGGTTTGAATTGGCAGGACGCCTTCACTGATCTGCAGTCGGCTCTGACGTATGCTAACCGAGCCGAACTGACCGAAATATGGGTGGCTTCTGGAATTTATAAGCCCTCCGGGGGGGGGACAGACCGTAGTCTTAGCTTCATCATGCTCCCAAATGTGGCCATTTACGGTGGCTTTGTGGGTACAGAAACTCAGCTGAGTGCGCGGCCGACGGTCAGTATAACCGCTCCATCTGGCACGACGTTGTCGGGCGACATTGGGCTGGTTGGTAACGCTGACGACAACAGCTACCATGTTATAAAAACCCCCACCGGGTCCATAGCCCCGGCGCTGCTTGATGGATTCGTGATCACGGGTGGTAACGCCAATGGTAATGAAACCAATCTTTTTGACAGAGGTGGTGGCTTGTACAACGCCAGTATGAACCTGACGATTCGTAACTGCGGGTTTGTGGGTAACGTGGCCCGTGAGCAAGGGGGCGGTATTTGTACCGAAGGGGGGAGTCTGGCGGTGCAAAACAGCTGGTTTAGCAGCAATAATGGTGGTCTCAACGGGGGGGGCGTTTACGGCGGAGGAAATGCCCAGTTTGTGAACTGTTCGTTTTTCGACAATCGGGCAGCGGATAACGGAGGTGCCTTTTTTAACGCTGGTCAATTGAATGTGTCTTTTTTGAACTGCTCATTTCTGCGCAATGTATCTTTTGACGGTGGGGCGCTGACCAATGGTATGGGGAGTGTTCAGTTGACCAACTGTATCGTCTGGAACAATGGCGGCATATTCACATTCAGTGGTGGCAATATTATGGCTACCTACAGTTTGTTCGATATTGCCGAGTCTGGTTCTGGGTACAGTGGTTCCAATAATCTCGTTAGTAGCGTTTCTCCGTTTGTCTCTGCAACAAGTACCCAAATCACGGGCTGTTCGCCAGCCGTAAACGCAGGCAATCCAGTCACAACCACCGTTACAGCCAGTAGTCTCGATTTGGCGGGTAATGCACGGTTGTCTGGCGGGCGGATCGACATCGGGGCCTTTGAATTTCAGGGCGAGCCCCAGCAATCAGTACTGATTACCAGTCAGCCCACGGCTGGTACGGTAGTTAGCCTTGGGAGCGTGGTTTTGGCGGGCGTAAATGTGAGCGGGACTGGGCCGTATGCCTATCAGTGGTACCGGAATGGTCAGGCTGTAGCCGGACAAACCTCCGCTATTCTGAGCCTGACTAATGTACAGCTTACTGATGGGGGAAACTACCGGGCCGTTGTTAGCACTGCCTGTAACAGCGTAACCTCAACGGTATTTAGCTTGTCGGTGGTCGTTACAAGACTATATGTGCGGGCCAATGCCACCGGGGCCAACACAGGACTGAGCTGGCAGGATGCGTACACCGATCTGCAATCGGCTCTTACCAATTCGCAGATCAATGCCGCCGAGATTTGGGTAGCGGGTGGGGTCTATAAACCCACAACGGGTACTAACCGAAATACGAGCTTTGTGGTAAAGCCCGGCACCCGACTATTTGGGGGCTTTCTCGGTACCGAGACTGAGCGGAGCCAACGCCCGGCTATTAATGTGGCGGTGCCATCCAGTTCAACCTTGTCGGGCGATATTGGCACGTTGGGCACTTTAAGTGATAATAGCTACCATGTCGTTGTGGGACAGGCCGGATTAAGCCCGGCTGATGGGCTCGATGGGTTTGTGATTATGGGTGGCAATGCCAACGGCAATGTGGCTAGTGTAAGCGGAAACGGACTGGGGGGCGGTTTGTATCTTCAGGGAATTGGTAGCGGACAGTTTTGTAGCCCTACAATCAGAAACTGCCTGTTTGCCAATAACCAGGCGAATAATGGCGGAGCTGTCTGCACTGATGCCAGCAACGGCGGCAATACCAGCCCAATCTTCGAACGATGCACCTTCAGCGGTAACGGAGCGCAGTTCTGGGGGGGAGCCGTTTCGAACTATGCCCCGCAAAATGGAACGGGTAATCCAAGGTTTCTGAACTGTTCATTCATCAACAATGGAGCTGTTTCGAAAGGTGGGGCTGTTTATAGTGCCCTGTACACGGTCAATAGCCGGGTGACTCTACTCAATTGCTCAATACAGAGCGGTGGTACCCTGTATAATGAAGAGGGTGCCGGTCGAATGGTTTTAACCAATTGTTTACTCTGGGATACCTTTGGTAGGGCAGTGATACAAAGTGCCGTTACAGCTAACTACTGCCTTTTCAGGGCCACTGAAACTAACTACACAGGGGTTGGAAATGTATTGGCAAGTTACTCGCCTTTTGAATCGACAACCAGCACAAAACTAGCGATTGCCTGTTCGCCCGCAGTTGACGCGGGCGATCCAGAAACAACGGTCGGAACGGCGGGTACGGCCGATGGTTTTGATAATTTGCGGATTGTGGGCGGTCGAGTCGATATTGGTGCATACGAACTGCAATCGACCCCACCCGTGGTCTCGCGTATATACGTAAACGCGTCGGCCACTGGAGCCAACACGGGCCTAACCTGGGCGGATGCGTTGACAGATCTCCAGATGGCCTTGTCATATCCATGCAAGCAACTGCGCGAAATCTGGGTAGCTGCGGGTTCATATCGACCGGCCCCTCAAACCAGTTTTTCCATGCGTCCCGAGGTAGCCATATACGGTGGGTTTGTGGGTACAGAAACTGAGTTGAGTCAGCGTCCGGCTATCAACCTGACCATTCCGTCCTCAACTTCCTTGTTAGGCAACGGTCGCCCCATTGTTAGCAACGGCCCCGGTTTAACCGAAGCGGCTGTTTTGGATGGGTTTGTTCTGGCTAATAATACGTCACTTGTTGATGGGGGCGGACTGGTTAACGACGGATCGGGAGCAGGCAACAGTTGCTCTACCCTGATTCAGAAGTGTTGGTTTGTCAACAACTCAGCGGTAAGAGGGGGGGGCATTTATAGTAATGGATCAAACGGAGGCCGAAGCGGAGCTTTGATTCGCGAATGTGTATTTGTAAACAATTTTGCTTCGGAAGGAGGAGCAATTTGCACCGACAACCGGGATCTGGCGGGTCGGTTGGTCATAGAGAACTCGATATTTCGGAATAACAAGGGGCAGTTTCAGGGCGGAGCAGTATGGGGGGATGGTACTGTAGAGATTTCAAACTGCTTGTTTGAAGCGCACAGTAATCCTAATTGCTACGGAACAATGTACAGCAGGGGTATGGTCAGTATTGACAACTCTACGTTTCGGCATGCTGATGGCCTGTATTCCGGGCTATATTTTGAGGGGGATTTTATACAAATTAATAATTCCGAGTTTTCTGATCAGATTGCTAGTCAGGAGTCTTCGCTCATCACGAGCGGACGGGTCACCAATTGTCGGTTTCTGCGCAACCGGTCATTTGCACCGTTGCTTACGACCGGTACCGTTACAATTGATAAGTGCTTGTTCGAGGATAACCAGTGTAGCCTGGCTGGGGCTATAAAGGGAGCAGCAAACCTGACCGTATCAAACAGCACATTTGTGCGAAACTCGAGCGGGCGCTTGGCCGGCGTGTTTGATGCCGGCACTTTTTGGGGCGGGGGTGAACGAAAGTTCTTGTTTACCAACTGCGTATTTGCCCATAATCGGGGTGGACCGTCAGGTAAATTGTTTTCTGGGCGCGAAAGTACCGGCGAATTTGTAAACTGTTCATTTTACGACAACTATACCGAAGTCGTTTCGGGTCCAGAAGCAAGATTTTCAGCTAAAATCACCAACTGTGTATTTGGGAATAACCGGGGACAAAATCTTTTCTCCAATGCAGATCTAACCGCTAACTATAGTGTGCTGGAACAAGGCGAAATGGCCAGCATAGCCGGAGCCAATAATATTATTGTCACAACGTCGCCGTTTGCCACTACTAACAGTGCAGAGCTGTCTGCATGCTCTCCGGCCATCAACGCGGGCGACCCGGCCACTACTACTGCTATTGTTGGGGTTACGGATCTGGCGGGAAACTCACGTTTTGTTGGGGCGCGCATCGATATGGGGGCACTGGAGTTTCAGGGGGGGGTACTTCAGCCCCTCGCCATTACTACTCAGCCGGTGGTCGGCACGGTGGTGCAGCCCGGCAGTGTGGTAACAACCGTAATCGGCGTTATGGGTACTGGGCTCATCGCCGTCCAATGGTATAAGGACGGTCAGCCAGTAAGTGGACAAGCGTCGGCTATGCTGAGTCTGACCAATGTGCAGCGGGCTGATGCGGGTAATTATTTTGCGGTAGTGACTGATGGCTGTACAAGCCTGACATCCAATAGCTTTAATCTGGATGTAGCCGGGCTCAGTAATTTCACCGTTTGCTCAGGGCAGACCGTAAGTCTGACGGCTTCGGGTGGAGAGTCATACACACTACTCAATACCGGACTAATCAATACCACGGGAATTTTTGTGGTTTTGCCTACCGGTACAACCACATATACGGTACTGGTAAGTACACCGACTGGTACGCAACTGACTCTAACAAGTCTGGTAACAATGCTGGAGCAGCATCCTGATTACGCACCCCTGGCCGATTTATACCAGGCTACCAACGGAATAGCCTGGCTGAACCGAACGGGTTGGCTGGAAAGTTGCAACCCTTGCTCGGGCTGGTACGGGGTGAGTTGCCAGAACGGGCGGGTGGTGAGCCTGAGCCTGTCGGCTAATGGTCTGGTTGGTTTACTTCCTGCGAGTTTGCCGGTATTGAATCAGTTGCAATATCTTGATCTTAGTAACAATCTGTTGCAGGGCTGTTTTCCGGCTTCCTTAACGGCTCTATGTACCTTGCCGACGAAGAATTTCGCGGGGAATACAGGACTGCCCGGTGGGGGGGATTTTGGGGCTTTCTGCGAACGTGGGGTAGGAAGTGATGCGTTACTGGTGTCATTGGTCGCCAGTCGTGATCGGGTATGTGCGGGCGATGGCGTAGTGCTTGAAGCACGAGTGCAGGGCACCGGTCCCTTCACCTATCAATGGTACAGTGGCGCGGTATTACTCTCGGGTGAGACCGGCCCCCGGCTGGAGTTGGGTAACCTACGGCAAAGTACAAACTACCGAGTGGTTGTGGTGGGGAGCTGCCCCACGGGAGTCAATTAG
- the atpG gene encoding ATP synthase F1 subunit gamma: MPSLKEVRNRIVSVNSTQQITKAMKMVAAAKLRRAQDNIIQMRPYAQKLSEMLGTVSAGADVAAESPYKAVRPVERVLMIVVTSDRGLCGAFNTNVVKAALTRITEQYATQQSRGNVEIMAIGKKGGEAFARRGFKVNNQFVDSFLNLSFANVRAAAESAMESFVAGRYDVVELVYNEFKNVATQIVRTEQMLPIVSKPADATATTASAVNYAFEPSEEEIIAELIPKSLKIQLYKAVLESNASEHGARMTAMDKATENAGELLKELRLVYNRTRQAAITKEILEIVGGAEALAN, translated from the coding sequence ATGCCATCACTAAAGGAAGTCCGTAACCGGATTGTCTCGGTAAATTCGACTCAGCAAATCACTAAGGCCATGAAAATGGTGGCCGCTGCCAAGCTTCGCCGGGCGCAGGACAACATCATTCAGATGCGGCCCTACGCGCAGAAACTGAGCGAAATGCTGGGTACGGTGTCAGCCGGGGCCGATGTTGCGGCTGAGAGCCCTTACAAGGCCGTACGGCCGGTTGAGCGGGTGCTGATGATTGTGGTTACCTCAGATCGAGGTCTGTGTGGTGCTTTCAATACCAACGTAGTGAAAGCCGCGCTGACCCGAATCACTGAGCAGTACGCAACGCAGCAAAGCCGGGGTAACGTCGAGATTATGGCCATTGGCAAGAAAGGTGGCGAAGCCTTTGCACGTCGTGGTTTTAAGGTCAACAATCAGTTTGTCGATAGCTTCCTGAACCTGAGTTTTGCCAATGTTCGGGCGGCTGCCGAAAGTGCGATGGAGAGCTTTGTGGCGGGCCGGTACGACGTAGTTGAGCTGGTGTACAACGAGTTCAAAAACGTGGCTACCCAGATTGTTCGGACGGAGCAGATGTTGCCCATCGTTTCGAAGCCAGCGGATGCTACGGCTACAACGGCCTCGGCGGTTAACTACGCGTTTGAGCCTTCAGAAGAAGAAATCATCGCTGAGTTGATTCCCAAGTCGCTGAAAATTCAGTTGTACAAAGCGGTTCTGGAGTCGAATGCGTCGGAGCACGGAGCCCGGATGACAGCAATGGATAAAGCGACCGAAAACGCGGGTGAACTGCTAAAAGAACTTCGGTTGGTATACAACCGGACTCGTCAGGCGGCCATCACGAAAGAGATTCTCGAAATCGTAGGTGGTGCTGAAGCCCTCGCTAACTAA
- a CDS encoding helix-turn-helix transcriptional regulator: MKCLKSLFWRLLFIISLCSPSLVRGQVDTLFRYAPDERIFKLWQNPAWDAIWAKRVTAKDSVRLFAQLRQLQTFANRENDDRLYWYAELHKILFRHHLVDFSGQFSTVLDEAEPLMDQCPVPVVRASLLYFRGRYYFGELQFEKGFRLLLQAQQEFERIGYQNIPEINQYLVGLGGRYYFFEEYKVFLRYMDQAFRYPFLSRRAEVSALHSVGMAHQQLKDFAKAAAIFSQAIRKARVYRDTTFWGIASVSYGQNLLELNQTKQALPHLYTGSKLSRRESPEHAATAAIHIAKALLALNRIAEAKAYIEESRTLKLRKEAWVEYPLVYYQVQALYYRKTGDFPKATLYLDSTIQVKDSQRALFSNQLLNNTQIRINAERYLSSLQALDAEKANAILVRNIIIVALVLLTAAGVYALSQNQLKRRREKQVQTEQQKRAEELLAHATAQLNQHMTYLKEKNELIEKLAADLAQATPSEASSARSETHVPVEDLLQRTLITEADWQRFKRLFEQVHPGFLDSLQDKYPELTTAEVRLLTLSKLEIPSKDMGFILGVSQDSVRKARYRLRRKLEQRHPDTTLESLIRSL, encoded by the coding sequence ATGAAGTGCTTAAAGTCCCTGTTTTGGCGGTTGCTGTTTATCATAAGTTTATGCTCCCCTTCGCTGGTGCGGGGGCAGGTCGATACGCTGTTTCGATACGCACCTGACGAGCGTATTTTTAAACTCTGGCAAAACCCGGCCTGGGATGCGATATGGGCCAAACGAGTTACGGCAAAGGATTCTGTCCGGTTGTTTGCGCAACTACGGCAATTACAAACGTTTGCCAATCGTGAGAATGACGACCGATTGTACTGGTACGCAGAGCTTCACAAAATACTTTTCCGGCATCATCTTGTTGATTTTTCGGGCCAGTTCTCGACGGTACTCGATGAGGCTGAACCACTCATGGATCAGTGCCCGGTGCCCGTTGTACGAGCGTCGTTGCTGTATTTTCGAGGCCGGTATTACTTTGGGGAGCTTCAGTTTGAAAAAGGCTTTCGCTTGCTTTTGCAGGCTCAGCAGGAGTTTGAGCGGATTGGGTATCAGAATATTCCTGAGATAAACCAGTATCTGGTGGGTTTAGGGGGGCGTTATTACTTCTTTGAAGAGTACAAGGTATTTCTGCGTTATATGGACCAGGCTTTTCGGTATCCGTTTTTGTCAAGACGGGCTGAAGTATCCGCTTTGCATAGCGTGGGCATGGCGCATCAACAGCTGAAAGATTTCGCAAAAGCAGCTGCCATATTCAGTCAGGCGATTCGAAAAGCGAGGGTTTACCGGGATACTACCTTTTGGGGTATTGCGTCGGTAAGCTACGGGCAGAATCTGCTTGAGCTGAACCAAACTAAGCAGGCGTTGCCGCACCTTTACACCGGTTCTAAACTGAGCCGTCGCGAATCACCGGAACATGCGGCTACGGCGGCAATACATATAGCTAAAGCGTTGCTTGCGCTCAACCGTATTGCTGAGGCCAAGGCGTACATCGAGGAGTCGCGAACGTTAAAGCTTCGCAAAGAGGCCTGGGTCGAATACCCGCTGGTGTACTACCAGGTGCAGGCGCTTTATTATCGAAAAACAGGCGATTTCCCTAAAGCGACGCTTTATCTGGACTCAACAATTCAGGTGAAAGACTCGCAACGGGCTTTGTTTAGTAACCAACTGCTCAATAATACGCAGATTCGAATCAACGCCGAACGGTATTTGAGTAGCCTACAGGCATTAGATGCTGAGAAAGCCAACGCCATTCTGGTCCGTAATATTATCATCGTCGCTTTGGTGTTGCTTACAGCGGCTGGTGTGTACGCACTCAGTCAAAACCAATTAAAACGCCGACGGGAAAAACAGGTACAGACCGAACAGCAGAAACGCGCCGAAGAGTTGCTGGCACATGCTACAGCGCAGCTTAATCAGCACATGACGTACCTGAAAGAGAAAAATGAGCTAATTGAAAAACTGGCGGCCGATCTGGCCCAGGCGACACCCAGCGAGGCTTCGTCGGCGCGGTCGGAGACTCACGTACCCGTTGAAGATCTTCTCCAACGTACCCTGATTACCGAAGCTGACTGGCAACGGTTCAAGCGACTGTTTGAGCAGGTGCACCCCGGTTTTCTCGATTCATTACAGGACAAATATCCCGAACTGACAACCGCTGAGGTCCGTTTACTGACGTTGTCGAAGCTCGAAATCCCATCTAAAGACATGGGTTTTATTCTGGGTGTTAGTCAGGATAGTGTCCGAAAGGCGCGCTATCGGCTACGCCGAAAACTCGAACAGCGTCACCCCGATACGACGCTGGAAAGCCTGATTCGCTCTTTGTAG
- a CDS encoding xanthine dehydrogenase family protein molybdopterin-binding subunit produces the protein MSASAVDRRSFLKAAGLTGAGLLLGFSTDAAGMTTLVNPQSAEPAILSFELHPFIVIDNAGGITLINHRPDMGQGSWQAVPMMIAEELEVGMDQISIRQSDGLRKYGSQLSGGSSTVRTGWKRLREAGAAARQMFTTAAANRWKVAETECYAENGAIHHRPTQRTLTYGELVDEASKLPVPTKLTLKPKSDLKLLGKAMPRPEVPDKVTGKAVFGMDVEVPGMLYASVERSPVIHGKIVSVNEAAARKIPGVKAVIRTERPMPHRKSEVVAVLATNYWAALQGRRALQVKWDNAGYDTQMTTARYFAELRAQADVEPAPYYTTGNFGQAFDTGAKKLQATYETPFLAHAPMEPEVAIAHVKPDGSCEIWAPVQGPDGAIEQVSAHLGIKPEQVKVNVPFLGGAFGRKAYLDFVLEAVNLSKAAKAPVKVVWTREDDITQGPFRPGMLSSMKGAVDANGQVTAFAHTLIGESIQGQVFGSLKEGTADGWAAEGIGKHESPYAFPNARVGWKHVKTDIPIVWWRSVYPSNSCFGHESFIDELAHAAGKDPLALRLDLLKAQTDGESAKSAKRFITVLETLAQKADWNKPLAAGQGRGVAVCQSFGSICAHAIYVSKQGAGVKVDRVVTVLDCGMYVNPDNVRAQTEGNVVMGLTAAIKNGITFEQGQAQQQNFHNYQLLRLPETPAMEIHILDNEEAPGGVGEPGLPPIAPALCNAVFAATGKRIRTLPFDSMNV, from the coding sequence ATGTCTGCTTCTGCCGTTGATCGCCGTTCGTTTTTGAAAGCTGCCGGACTCACCGGTGCTGGTTTATTACTGGGTTTTTCGACTGATGCTGCTGGGATGACCACACTGGTCAATCCGCAATCGGCCGAACCTGCTATCCTGTCGTTTGAGCTGCACCCGTTTATTGTGATCGACAATGCGGGGGGCATTACGCTTATCAATCACCGGCCCGATATGGGGCAGGGGAGCTGGCAGGCCGTGCCCATGATGATTGCCGAAGAACTGGAAGTCGGCATGGATCAAATCAGTATCCGGCAGTCGGATGGATTACGGAAGTACGGCAGTCAGCTGTCGGGCGGGAGTAGCACCGTGCGTACGGGCTGGAAACGCCTGCGCGAAGCCGGAGCTGCAGCCCGGCAGATGTTTACGACGGCCGCGGCCAACCGCTGGAAAGTAGCCGAAACGGAATGCTACGCTGAAAACGGGGCTATTCATCACCGGCCTACACAACGCACGCTGACCTACGGCGAACTAGTCGATGAAGCGAGCAAGCTGCCCGTACCAACTAAACTGACGCTCAAGCCAAAGAGCGACCTGAAACTACTGGGTAAAGCGATGCCCCGCCCCGAGGTGCCCGACAAAGTAACGGGGAAAGCCGTGTTCGGGATGGACGTTGAAGTGCCGGGGATGCTCTATGCCAGTGTGGAACGAAGCCCTGTGATTCACGGCAAAATTGTATCGGTGAATGAAGCGGCTGCCCGTAAAATCCCCGGCGTAAAAGCCGTAATCCGCACTGAACGCCCCATGCCGCACCGCAAGTCGGAGGTGGTGGCGGTATTGGCTACCAACTACTGGGCGGCTCTACAGGGTCGGCGGGCGTTGCAGGTGAAGTGGGATAATGCTGGGTACGACACCCAAATGACCACCGCCCGGTATTTTGCCGAACTCCGGGCGCAGGCCGACGTGGAACCGGCTCCGTACTATACAACTGGCAACTTTGGTCAGGCTTTCGATACCGGTGCTAAAAAACTACAGGCGACCTACGAAACCCCTTTTCTGGCCCACGCGCCCATGGAGCCGGAAGTAGCTATTGCCCATGTGAAACCCGACGGTTCGTGCGAGATATGGGCACCCGTGCAGGGGCCAGATGGGGCTATCGAGCAGGTGTCGGCACATCTGGGCATCAAGCCGGAGCAGGTGAAGGTCAACGTACCATTTCTGGGCGGGGCTTTCGGACGGAAGGCGTATCTTGATTTTGTACTCGAAGCCGTGAACCTGTCAAAAGCGGCCAAAGCGCCGGTTAAGGTGGTCTGGACACGCGAAGACGATATTACGCAGGGACCTTTCCGGCCGGGTATGCTGAGTTCGATGAAGGGCGCCGTAGATGCCAACGGGCAGGTAACGGCGTTTGCTCATACCCTTATTGGGGAGTCGATTCAGGGGCAGGTGTTTGGTTCGCTCAAAGAAGGCACGGCCGATGGCTGGGCCGCCGAGGGTATTGGTAAGCACGAGAGTCCCTACGCGTTTCCGAACGCCCGAGTGGGTTGGAAACACGTAAAAACCGATATTCCGATTGTCTGGTGGCGCTCGGTGTACCCATCGAATAGCTGTTTTGGCCATGAAAGTTTCATCGACGAATTGGCCCACGCTGCCGGTAAAGACCCACTGGCGTTGCGTCTGGACTTGCTGAAAGCTCAAACCGATGGGGAATCGGCCAAATCGGCCAAACGCTTTATTACGGTACTCGAAACTCTGGCGCAGAAGGCCGACTGGAACAAGCCATTGGCAGCTGGGCAGGGTAGAGGAGTGGCTGTTTGTCAATCGTTTGGGAGCATCTGCGCCCACGCCATCTACGTTTCCAAACAAGGTGCGGGGGTGAAAGTGGATCGGGTGGTGACGGTGCTGGATTGTGGTATGTACGTAAACCCCGACAACGTACGTGCCCAAACCGAAGGCAATGTGGTAATGGGACTGACAGCCGCCATTAAAAACGGAATTACGTTTGAGCAGGGACAGGCTCAACAGCAGAATTTCCATAACTATCAACTCCTGCGCCTGCCTGAGACCCCGGCCATGGAAATCCATATTCTGGATAACGAAGAAGCACCCGGGGGTGTGGGTGAGCCCGGTTTGCCGCCTATTGCTCCTGCACTCTGTAACGCGGTGTTTGCGGCTACGGGCAAGCGGATTCGTACGTTGCCGTTCGATAGTATGAATGTTTGA